The Enterobacter asburiae sequence ATCACGGTATTTCACCAGGATCGGGTTCTGCACGTCCGCTTTGTTTTGCAGATCCCACAGCCCGCGATCGATACCATCGTTAATTAAGAAGATCACGCCGGTTTCAATGGCTGACATCAGACACATCATGACCGGTTCGTTAGAGGTGTAGCCAATTTCACCCTCCAGCAGACGCTGGTAGTCGATGAAGCGGAATACCCCAGCCTGAACTTCATAAGACAGTATCGTTTTGCTGGTGTTGACCGAGGAGAGCACTTCACCGGTACTGACGTTAACGACGCGCAGGTTAACCGCAATTTGGTCGAGCTGGTACTGGGTATCCGCGCCGATACCGAAGTAGCGCGCCCCAACGCCGCCCGATTTTACGTTACTCTCGTAACCGATAATCGAACCCTCAATCATCACGTTTGCGGCGGCCAGCGACTGCAGAGGCATCCGGTTATTGTCCGCGACGGTGCCATTCTCCTGCGCGGCGCGAATGATTTTGCGTTCATTTAACAGGTTCTGAAGCCCCTGGCGTTCCAGCGGTATAAACCAGTGCGAATCCTTCAGTGCGGTCACCAGCATGGCGGTGGCGCTTTGCGGCACCGCGGTGGAGAAGTTACTTGCCGGGTAAGGCTTAAATTGCCCGGTTTCATCCTGAATGTTGTATACCGAGACAAATATCTTGCCCGTAGGTGAAGGCAAATGGGTTAAATCACGATAACTCTGGGCCCGGGGCATTAATGTTGGTTTTGCAGCTTCTTTAGGTGGAGCAGTTAAACAACCGCTCAATAAGCACACTGCAACAAATATCAGGAAGCGCTGCATGATCGTTGTCCTTATTTAGCTATTGTTTAAAAGTCAGTTGAATTATTTTGCAGGCCGGAAACCTCTATGGTGGAGGTTTTTCCGGTTTTACGATCGGTCACATTCAACTGGAGCTGTCCGTCCCTGTTGGCGATGTCGACAATAAAGTCGTTGGTCATCATTCGGCCGGGTTTGCCGGTATTAATGTTGGTCAGCAATCCCCCTAAAATCTGCGACTGGATAGCCTGGGTGAAGTTATCCAGTGCGGAAGGGGTATCAACGGTAAAATCCTGATAGCTCGGATCTTTATAAGAGTTTTGTGCCTGGGCTTGATTCAGCAGAAAGGCACCGTTGTTGGGGTTGCCGC is a genomic window containing:
- the csgF gene encoding curli production assembly/transport protein CsgF; translated protein: MRIAYAVVSIMLIAPLSWAGNMTFQFRNPNFGGNPNNGAFLLNQAQAQNSYKDPSYQDFTVDTPSALDNFTQAIQSQILGGLLTNINTGKPGRMMTNDFIVDIANRDGQLQLNVTDRKTGKTSTIEVSGLQNNSTDF
- the csgG gene encoding curli production assembly/transport protein CsgG codes for the protein MQRFLIFVAVCLLSGCLTAPPKEAAKPTLMPRAQSYRDLTHLPSPTGKIFVSVYNIQDETGQFKPYPASNFSTAVPQSATAMLVTALKDSHWFIPLERQGLQNLLNERKIIRAAQENGTVADNNRMPLQSLAAANVMIEGSIIGYESNVKSGGVGARYFGIGADTQYQLDQIAVNLRVVNVSTGEVLSSVNTSKTILSYEVQAGVFRFIDYQRLLEGEIGYTSNEPVMMCLMSAIETGVIFLINDGIDRGLWDLQNKADVQNPILVKYRDMSVPPES